From a single Shewanella donghaensis genomic region:
- a CDS encoding M3 family metallopeptidase, with protein MHKTLVAAAIAATIVVGGCTISDTNTTQAENVTMIQADNPFFAPSSLQYQTPNFANIKNEHFLPALEQGMAEHYQQILVIAANPEPATFENTIVAMEKSGELLGRTSKVFYNLTGSTSNPELRKVQGIMAPKMAAHSDNINLNAQLFSRIETIYASRDSLDITPEAKRLIEVYHQRFVLAGAKLTEAQKQQIRVLNEEQSTLTNEFSQRLMRLSKEIAVVVDHKSELAGLSATAIKSAAIDASAAGHEGKYLLSITNTTRQPVLAQLDNRQLRERVWQASANRGLTGDNETASLVARLAQLRAEKAHLLGFKSWADYRLAPQMAKTPSAVYDMFGSMVPAVVENTQKEAADIQAMITKMGGDFSLEAWDWAYYAELVRKEKYDLDAASIKPYFEFDRVLEDGVFFTLKELYGVTLTPRPDLPVYHPDVKAYEMFDEDGSSMAIFYADYFSREGKRGGAWMSSFVGQSELLNNKPVVVNVMNIKKAPEGQPTFVSYSEVTTMFHEMGHGTHGMFSKVTYPSLAGTSVSRDFVEFPSTFEEDWAAHPKVLANYAKHYETGEVIPEALLGKLLESRSFNQGFDTLEYMAAALVDLEWHSLTADAPLQDVASFEASALKKHGVDIKAVPPRYRSSYFAHAFPGGYSASYYAYMWSEILAADAFAYVQTQGGLNREIGMKYRKTIREVGNSVPPMEAYKAFRGQEPTTDALLERRGLN; from the coding sequence ATGCATAAAACACTTGTTGCTGCAGCTATTGCTGCCACAATCGTTGTAGGTGGATGCACTATCTCAGATACTAATACAACCCAAGCTGAAAACGTCACAATGATACAAGCAGATAACCCTTTTTTTGCTCCAAGCAGCTTACAATATCAAACGCCTAACTTTGCTAACATAAAAAATGAGCATTTCTTACCTGCGCTTGAACAAGGCATGGCGGAGCATTATCAGCAAATTCTGGTTATTGCTGCCAACCCAGAACCAGCCACCTTTGAAAATACCATTGTTGCCATGGAAAAAAGCGGCGAGCTATTAGGTCGTACTTCGAAGGTTTTTTACAATTTAACCGGCTCAACAAGTAACCCTGAATTACGTAAAGTTCAAGGTATTATGGCGCCTAAAATGGCCGCCCATTCTGACAACATTAATTTGAATGCTCAGCTTTTTAGCCGAATTGAAACCATTTATGCAAGTCGTGACAGCTTGGATATTACCCCTGAAGCCAAACGCTTAATTGAAGTTTATCATCAACGTTTTGTACTGGCAGGCGCTAAGCTAACCGAAGCGCAAAAACAGCAAATTCGTGTACTTAATGAAGAGCAATCAACATTAACCAACGAGTTTTCTCAACGTCTAATGCGCTTAAGTAAAGAAATCGCCGTGGTTGTTGATCATAAGTCAGAGCTTGCGGGTTTATCTGCAACAGCAATTAAATCAGCAGCCATTGATGCCAGTGCTGCTGGCCATGAAGGCAAATATTTACTTAGCATTACCAATACCACTCGCCAGCCAGTATTAGCCCAACTAGACAATCGCCAACTGCGTGAACGAGTCTGGCAAGCATCTGCTAATCGCGGCTTAACGGGTGACAATGAAACCGCTTCGTTAGTGGCTCGTTTAGCACAATTACGTGCCGAAAAAGCTCATTTACTTGGGTTTAAAAGCTGGGCGGATTATCGCTTAGCACCACAAATGGCCAAAACACCGTCAGCGGTTTACGACATGTTTGGCTCAATGGTACCTGCTGTGGTTGAAAACACCCAAAAAGAAGCCGCTGACATTCAAGCAATGATCACCAAAATGGGCGGCGACTTTAGCCTTGAAGCATGGGATTGGGCTTATTATGCTGAGCTTGTTCGTAAAGAAAAGTATGACTTAGATGCGGCTTCAATTAAGCCATACTTTGAATTTGATCGCGTGCTTGAAGATGGCGTATTTTTCACCCTGAAAGAACTATACGGAGTGACACTAACACCGCGTCCAGATTTACCGGTTTACCACCCCGATGTAAAAGCCTATGAAATGTTTGATGAAGATGGCAGTAGTATGGCCATCTTTTATGCTGACTACTTTTCTCGTGAAGGTAAACGTGGCGGAGCTTGGATGAGCTCGTTTGTGGGTCAGTCTGAGTTATTAAACAACAAGCCTGTAGTGGTTAATGTAATGAACATTAAAAAAGCCCCTGAAGGTCAGCCAACATTTGTCAGCTACAGCGAAGTGACTACCATGTTCCATGAAATGGGTCATGGCACTCACGGCATGTTCTCAAAAGTCACCTACCCATCACTTGCAGGCACTTCAGTATCACGCGACTTTGTTGAGTTTCCATCGACATTTGAAGAAGACTGGGCTGCGCACCCTAAAGTACTGGCTAACTACGCCAAGCACTATGAAACGGGTGAAGTTATTCCTGAGGCGCTACTAGGAAAGTTACTGGAGTCTCGCAGCTTCAATCAAGGTTTTGATACCTTAGAGTATATGGCGGCGGCTTTAGTTGATTTAGAGTGGCATTCACTTACTGCTGATGCGCCATTACAAGATGTGGCCAGCTTTGAAGCTAGTGCCCTGAAAAAACACGGCGTTGATATTAAAGCGGTACCACCTCGTTACCGTTCAAGCTACTTTGCTCACGCCTTCCCGGGTGGCTACTCTGCAAGTTACTACGCTTACATGTGGAGTGAAATCCTTGCAGCAGATGCTTTTGCTTACGTTCAAACCCAAGGTGGACTAAATCGTGAAATTGGCATGAAGTATCGTAAGACCATTCGTGAAGTGGGTAACTCAGTACCACCAATGGAGGCTTATAAAGCCTTCAGAGGTCAAGAGCCGACCACTGATGCATTACTTGAACGTCGTGGTCTAAACTAG
- a CDS encoding Na+/H+ antiporter NhaC family protein, with product MMITSYADSALSLLPPVVAIILAILTRRVLLSLGLGIIAGVFLLADFSVSAAASNLVSTVTSLVWDDGALNAWNLQIIGFLVVLGMITALITVSGSARAFADWAHQRIRNKRDAKLMTMFLGVVVFIDDYFNSIVVGSIARPITDRYHISRAKLAYLLDSTAAPICVISPVSSWGAYIIALIGGILTAHGFADTGHLSVFLQMIPMNFYAIFALLLLLCVALFGLDIGPMRQHEQNAQKGELFDESKGLPPGATADLPEADTGKIIGLFLPIFVLVAATFYFMVASGADALTANSLPFSLLGAFENTEVSESLFYGSLVGLVVTLALAAQQKIGMSMVLTGIKVGAKSMLPAIYILVFAWTISSVIGNLETGKYMASLATGNIPFAMLPAVLFLLAGLTAFSTGTSWGTFGIMLPIAADMAMGSDSTMMLPMLAAVLSGAVFGDHCSPISDTTILSSTGASCHHIDHVVTQLPYALIVAVISLIGYLVLGFTASVAMGLITCSALFILTVIGLKVITK from the coding sequence ATGATGATAACAAGTTATGCCGATTCGGCACTTTCTCTATTGCCGCCAGTCGTGGCAATTATATTGGCGATTTTAACTCGCCGAGTTTTACTTTCATTAGGCCTAGGTATTATTGCCGGGGTATTCCTGCTAGCTGACTTCTCTGTTAGTGCTGCTGCATCTAACCTAGTGTCAACTGTGACTAGCCTAGTGTGGGATGATGGCGCGCTTAACGCCTGGAATTTGCAGATTATTGGTTTCCTGGTTGTGTTAGGGATGATAACCGCTTTAATCACCGTCAGTGGCTCTGCACGCGCATTTGCCGATTGGGCGCATCAACGCATTCGTAATAAGCGTGACGCGAAACTCATGACCATGTTTTTAGGTGTAGTTGTTTTCATTGATGACTACTTTAACAGTATTGTGGTTGGTTCAATTGCCCGACCAATTACTGATCGCTACCATATTTCGCGCGCAAAACTGGCTTATCTTCTTGATTCAACTGCTGCACCTATTTGTGTTATCTCACCAGTATCAAGCTGGGGCGCATACATTATTGCGCTAATCGGCGGTATTTTAACGGCTCACGGCTTTGCTGATACTGGTCATTTAAGCGTTTTCTTACAAATGATCCCAATGAATTTCTATGCCATTTTCGCATTGTTATTATTGTTGTGTGTAGCCTTGTTCGGTTTAGACATTGGCCCTATGCGTCAACATGAACAAAATGCACAAAAAGGTGAGTTATTCGACGAATCGAAAGGTTTACCACCAGGTGCTACAGCTGATTTACCTGAAGCTGACACCGGTAAAATCATTGGCTTATTTCTACCCATTTTCGTATTAGTGGCTGCAACATTCTATTTCATGGTGGCATCAGGTGCAGATGCGCTTACTGCGAATTCATTGCCATTTAGTCTGCTAGGTGCTTTTGAAAACACTGAAGTGAGTGAGTCATTATTTTATGGTTCATTAGTGGGCCTAGTTGTGACCTTAGCACTTGCTGCGCAGCAAAAAATTGGCATGTCGATGGTGCTTACTGGCATCAAAGTCGGCGCTAAGTCAATGTTACCGGCAATCTACATTCTTGTTTTTGCTTGGACAATCTCCTCGGTGATTGGCAATCTTGAAACGGGTAAGTACATGGCAAGCCTAGCGACGGGTAATATTCCGTTTGCGATGCTACCAGCGGTGTTATTCCTATTAGCAGGTTTAACAGCATTCTCTACCGGCACTAGCTGGGGTACGTTTGGTATTATGTTGCCAATCGCTGCTGATATGGCGATGGGCAGTGACAGCACCATGATGCTACCTATGCTTGCAGCAGTATTGTCTGGCGCAGTATTTGGGGATCATTGTTCACCGATTTCAGATACCACTATCTTGAGCTCTACAGGTGCAAGTTGTCATCATATTGACCACGTTGTTACCCAATTACCATATGCGTTAATTGTGGCAGTGATAAGCTTAATTGGTTATCTGGTATTAGGATTTACTGCTTCTGTTGCAATGGGCTTAATCACTTGTAGTGCGCTATTTATTCTGACGGTTATCGGACTTAAAGTGATAACGAAATAG
- a CDS encoding thymidine kinase, protein MAQLYFYYSAMNAGKSTSLLQSSYNYRERGMNTLVMTASIDNRYGVGKVSSRIGIETEAQVFSDGDNLAEYIENELNKQKLHCILIDESQFLSKEQVKQLTHVVDNLDIPVLCYGLKTDFQGELFNGSQYLLAWADKLVELKTICHCGRKANMVVRLDHNGKPMREGEQVAIGGNESYESVCRKHFREFLWD, encoded by the coding sequence TTGGCACAACTCTACTTCTACTATTCTGCTATGAATGCAGGTAAATCAACTTCGCTACTGCAATCATCGTATAACTACCGCGAGCGCGGCATGAATACCTTAGTAATGACGGCGTCAATTGATAATCGTTATGGTGTCGGAAAAGTGTCTTCACGAATTGGTATAGAAACTGAAGCACAAGTGTTTAGTGACGGTGATAACTTAGCTGAATATATTGAAAACGAACTTAATAAGCAGAAGTTACACTGTATTTTAATTGATGAGTCGCAGTTTTTAAGCAAAGAGCAAGTTAAGCAATTAACCCATGTGGTGGATAATTTAGATATCCCAGTATTGTGTTACGGTTTGAAAACCGACTTCCAAGGGGAGTTGTTTAACGGTAGCCAGTATCTATTAGCTTGGGCTGATAAGCTGGTGGAACTGAAAACCATTTGTCATTGTGGCCGTAAAGCCAACATGGTTGTTAGATTGGATCATAATGGTAAACCCATGCGCGAAGGCGAGCAAGTTGCTATTGGCGGTAACGAAAGCTACGAGTCAGTTTGTCGTAAGCATTTTAGAGAATTTCTTTGGGACTAA
- a CDS encoding electron transfer flavoprotein subunit alpha/FixB family protein, translating into MTILVLAEHDNASLKLDTAKAVSAAVAIGGDVHVLVAGSDCAAAVTAAQAITGVSKVLVADNAVYKEQLAESLSQLVVNLAGNYEHIISAASSVGKDTLPRVAALLDVAQISEVIEVVSADTFVRPIYAGSALATVQSLDAKKVLTVRTSAFDAASNDGSAEAVNVDFVATTSTEFVSQTLTVSERPELGSAGVIVSGGRGMGSGENFAILEALADKLTAAVGASRAAVDAGYVPNDLQVGQTGKIVAPDLYIAVGISGAIQHLAGMKDSKVIVAINKDPEAPIFQVADYGLEADLFDAIPELTNLL; encoded by the coding sequence ATGACTATTTTAGTATTAGCTGAACATGATAATGCGAGCTTAAAATTAGATACAGCGAAAGCGGTTAGCGCAGCCGTTGCTATTGGTGGCGATGTGCACGTATTAGTTGCGGGTAGCGATTGCGCTGCCGCTGTTACTGCAGCTCAAGCAATAACAGGTGTGAGTAAAGTATTAGTTGCTGATAACGCAGTATATAAAGAGCAACTTGCAGAAAGCCTTTCACAATTAGTTGTGAACCTTGCTGGCAATTATGAGCATATTATTTCTGCGGCTAGCAGCGTTGGTAAAGATACGTTACCAAGAGTGGCGGCATTATTAGATGTAGCTCAAATATCAGAAGTGATTGAAGTGGTTAGCGCTGATACCTTTGTGCGTCCTATTTATGCGGGTTCTGCATTAGCGACAGTTCAGAGTTTAGATGCTAAGAAAGTGCTAACGGTGAGAACCAGTGCATTTGATGCCGCAAGCAATGATGGCTCAGCAGAAGCGGTAAACGTTGATTTTGTAGCAACAACAAGTACAGAGTTTGTTTCTCAGACATTGACTGTCTCAGAGCGTCCAGAGCTGGGTAGTGCTGGTGTGATTGTATCTGGTGGCCGCGGTATGGGCAGTGGCGAGAACTTCGCTATTTTAGAAGCATTGGCTGATAAACTTACTGCTGCAGTAGGTGCATCCCGCGCCGCTGTTGATGCTGGCTATGTACCTAATGATTTACAAGTGGGTCAAACAGGTAAGATTGTTGCACCAGACTTATATATCGCTGTCGGTATCTCTGGCGCTATTCAGCATCTTGCAGGTATGAAAGACTCTAAAGTGATTGTTGCGATTAACAAAGATCCTGAAGCGCCAATATTCCAAGTTGCTGATTACGGTCTCGAAGCTGATTTATTCGATGCGATTCCAGAGTTAACTAACTTATTATAA
- a CDS encoding acyl-CoA dehydrogenase C-terminal domain-containing protein: protein MPIYQAPLRDYQFILSELLNIYQQTDLQGFDEIDPELTDAILQGVADFTTDIMLPLNATGDLEGCKLVDGNVITPKGFKEAYQKYVDDGWATLTCDPEYGGQGLPEVIGTFATEMKTATNMAFAMYPGLTHGAYSAIHVHGSDALKQKYLEKLVSGEWTGTMNLTESHAGTDLALLRTKAIPTEDGQFAISGEKIFISSGDHDLAENIIHLVLAKLPDAPDGVKGISLFAVPKFMVNDDGSLGQANSLSATGLEHKMGIHGNSTCVMLFDNAIGELVGAPHQGLKAMFTMMNQARLGVGIQGLGVSDIAYQNALVYAKDRIQGRALSGVKQPEQAADSIIVHGDVRRMLLSQKSFNEGTRALMGQQALWLDAAERHNDPAQAKQASMLAALFTPIVKGFVTDQGFKACVDAQQVYGGHGYINEWGMEQFVRDIRIAMLYEGTNGVQALDLVGRKLLSDKGAALTLWSGMVKQLIQENSANSNMQPYIAGLMDAAGDLEKATGFIVKSATTNPDIIGAASMAYMQLFGITTLAWMWTRIAVTSLAALDAGTEETEFYKGKLKTAQFYMSYWGTQTRSLRKQIEASSKHIANFDEADF from the coding sequence TCATTTTATCTGAGTTACTCAATATTTATCAGCAAACTGATTTACAAGGTTTTGATGAAATTGATCCCGAACTCACCGATGCAATTTTACAAGGTGTTGCTGATTTCACGACTGATATTATGCTGCCACTGAATGCCACAGGTGATCTAGAAGGCTGTAAACTTGTTGATGGTAATGTCATTACCCCAAAGGGCTTTAAAGAGGCATATCAAAAATACGTCGATGATGGCTGGGCAACGCTGACCTGTGATCCTGAATATGGTGGCCAAGGCTTACCTGAAGTCATTGGCACTTTTGCCACTGAAATGAAAACCGCTACCAACATGGCCTTTGCCATGTATCCAGGCCTGACTCATGGCGCTTACTCCGCTATTCACGTTCATGGCAGTGATGCACTGAAACAAAAATACCTCGAAAAACTCGTCAGTGGTGAATGGACTGGCACCATGAATTTAACAGAATCTCATGCAGGTACTGATTTAGCCCTACTGCGCACCAAAGCGATTCCTACCGAAGATGGCCAGTTTGCCATTAGCGGCGAGAAAATATTTATCTCATCAGGCGACCACGATCTTGCTGAAAATATTATCCACCTTGTATTAGCAAAGTTACCTGATGCTCCCGATGGCGTAAAAGGCATCTCTTTATTTGCAGTACCTAAATTCATGGTAAATGATGATGGCAGTTTAGGTCAGGCGAATAGTTTAAGCGCCACAGGTCTTGAGCATAAAATGGGGATTCACGGTAACTCAACTTGTGTGATGTTGTTTGACAATGCTATTGGCGAATTAGTCGGTGCGCCCCACCAAGGTCTTAAAGCCATGTTCACTATGATGAATCAAGCGCGCTTAGGTGTCGGTATTCAAGGCTTAGGTGTCTCTGATATCGCTTATCAAAACGCACTTGTCTATGCCAAAGACCGTATTCAAGGTCGGGCACTTTCTGGTGTTAAGCAACCTGAGCAAGCCGCTGACTCGATTATTGTCCATGGTGATGTGCGCAGAATGCTGTTGTCGCAAAAATCCTTCAATGAAGGTACCCGTGCACTAATGGGTCAACAAGCATTATGGCTTGATGCCGCAGAGCGTCATAACGATCCAGCACAAGCTAAACAAGCTTCAATGCTGGCCGCATTATTTACCCCGATTGTGAAAGGCTTTGTCACCGACCAAGGCTTTAAAGCCTGTGTTGATGCACAGCAGGTTTACGGCGGTCACGGTTATATCAATGAATGGGGCATGGAGCAATTTGTCCGCGATATTCGTATTGCGATGCTTTATGAAGGCACTAATGGCGTGCAAGCGTTAGATTTGGTTGGCCGTAAATTACTCTCGGATAAAGGCGCTGCACTGACATTGTGGTCAGGGATGGTTAAACAACTCATCCAAGAAAACAGCGCCAATTCAAACATGCAGCCTTATATTGCAGGCTTAATGGATGCCGCTGGCGACTTAGAAAAAGCCACTGGCTTTATTGTCAAATCTGCCACGACTAACCCAGATATTATTGGCGCAGCTTCTATGGCCTACATGCAGCTATTTGGCATCACCACGCTGGCGTGGATGTGGACCCGTATTGCAGTAACCTCGTTAGCCGCATTGGATGCTGGCACTGAAGAAACTGAGTTCTATAAAGGCAAACTTAAAACGGCTCAGTTTTACATGAGCTACTGGGGAACCCAAACTCGTAGTTTAAGAAAACAAATTGAAGCAAGTAGCAAGCATATTGCTAATTTTGATGAAGCAGATTTTTAA